Proteins encoded in a region of the Elaeis guineensis isolate ETL-2024a chromosome 7, EG11, whole genome shotgun sequence genome:
- the LOC140859435 gene encoding probable serine/threonine-protein kinase At1g54610 isoform X2: MGCLLGKLTAWDGFNPVGALCASAAAAAAAGDDDDDRFRVTAPPLHPRLGLILSAPTDPSGWPLWLSAVAGDALHGWLPRRATSFQKLEKIKCYMKQLLSGLEHCHSQGVLHRDIKGSNLLLSKEGILKIADFGLATSYDPNHIQPMTSNVVTLWYRPPELLLGATHYGVGVDLWSVGCILAELLTGKPILPGRTEVEQLHKIFKLCGTPSEDYWKKSKLPQKPTFRTYKRCIGETFASLPPSSLSLIETLLAVYPAERGTATAALNSEFFTTEPYACEPSSLPQYPPTKEIDRNLRVAKARRQKRINGKVNCEAAKRVRFGHLSCGSLLAPEASAEPYVKLDRRRLMTSSIMSRPKKFPPPHLDAAIGFPRDVLHKSTESFSTIDSSFDCSIVEASRVLGGALPGSVDHSGRGTSKRKIRSKEYHYMTPHSVLIGALRPYSKAHLMEPRNKNKAYIRSRN, translated from the exons ATGGGATGCCTCCTCGGTAAGCTCACCGCCTGGGACGGCTTCAACCCCGTCGGAGCTCTCTGCGCCTCCGCGGCCGCGGCCGCCGCCGCTGGCGACGACGATGACGACCGCTTCCGCGTTACTGCGCCGCCACTGCATCCCCGGCTCGGCCTTATCCTCTCCGCCCCTACCGACCCCTCCGGTTGGCCGCTCTGGCTCTCCGCCGTCGCCGGCGACGCCCTCCACGGGTGGCTCCCCCGCCGCGCCACCTCCTTCCAGAAGCTCGAGAAG ATCAAATGCTATATGAAACAATTACTTTCCGGGCTTGAGCACTGCCACAGCCAAGGTGTCTTGCATCGTGATATAAAGGGTTCAAATCTGCTTCTTAGTAAAGAAGGAATTCTTAAGATAGCTGATTTTGGACTAGCTACTTCCTACGATCCCAATCACATACAGCCCATGACTAGTAATGTCGTCACTCTATGGTATCGTCCTCCCGAACTCCTACTAGGTGCTACTCATTATGGTGTTGGCGTTGACCTCTGGAGTGTGGGTTGCATTTTGGCAGAGCTGCTCACTGGGAAGCCAATACTGCCTGGAAGGACAGAG gTGGAACAGttgcacaaaatttttaaattatgtggAACCCCATCTGAGGATTATTGGAAGAAATCAAAGTTGCCGCAAAAGCCTACTTTCAGAACATACAAGCGTTGTATAGGAGAAACATTTGCGAGCCTTCCACCATCTTCATTGTCTCTCATTGAAACACTTCTGGCAGTTTACCCTGCTGAGCGTGGGACAGCTACTGCTGCTCTTAACAGTGAA TTTTTCACCACAGAGCCTTATGCCTGCGAACCGTCAAGCTTGCCTCAGTATCCTCCAACCAAAGAAATTGACAGGAACTTGAGGGTAGCTAAAGCTAGAAG GCAAAAGAGGATTAATGGGAAAGTAAATTGTGAAGCGGCGAAGAGAGTCCGATTTGGACATCTTAGCTGTGGATCACTGCTAGCTCCAGAAGCAAGTGCTGAACCATACGTGAAACTGGAT CGACGGAGATTGATGACTTCAAGCATCATGAGCAGACCCAAGAAATTTCCACCACCCCATCTTGATGCAGCAATCGGATTCCCAAGGGACGTGTTGCATAAAAGCACCGAATCCTTCAGCACGATTGATTCATCATTTGATTGTTCAATTGTTGAAGCCAGTAGAGTGCTGGGTGGCGCATTGCCTGGTTCAGTGGATCATTCAGGTAGGGGTACTAGCAAGAGGAAGATCAGAAGCAAAGAATACCATTACATGACCCCTCATAGTGTTCTAATTGGGGCACTTAGGCCATACTCAAAAGCTCATCTGATGGAGCCAAGGAATAAAAATAAAGCATACATAAGATCTAGGAATTAG
- the LOC140859435 gene encoding probable serine/threonine-protein kinase At1g54610 isoform X1, with amino-acid sequence MGCLLGKLTAWDGFNPVGALCASAAAAAAAGDDDDDRFRVTAPPLHPRLGLILSAPTDPSGWPLWLSAVAGDALHGWLPRRATSFQKLEKIGSGTYSNVYKARDLETGRVVAMKKVRVERVNGKEAEEGVRFMAREIALLRRLDHPNVVRLEGVATSRVADSPSLYLILEYLDHDLAGLAAYPGVKFSEAQIKCYMKQLLSGLEHCHSQGVLHRDIKGSNLLLSKEGILKIADFGLATSYDPNHIQPMTSNVVTLWYRPPELLLGATHYGVGVDLWSVGCILAELLTGKPILPGRTEVEQLHKIFKLCGTPSEDYWKKSKLPQKPTFRTYKRCIGETFASLPPSSLSLIETLLAVYPAERGTATAALNSEFFTTEPYACEPSSLPQYPPTKEIDRNLRVAKARRQKRINGKVNCEAAKRVRFGHLSCGSLLAPEASAEPYVKLDRRRLMTSSIMSRPKKFPPPHLDAAIGFPRDVLHKSTESFSTIDSSFDCSIVEASRVLGGALPGSVDHSGRGTSKRKIRSKEYHYMTPHSVLIGALRPYSKAHLMEPRNKNKAYIRSRN; translated from the exons ATGGGATGCCTCCTCGGTAAGCTCACCGCCTGGGACGGCTTCAACCCCGTCGGAGCTCTCTGCGCCTCCGCGGCCGCGGCCGCCGCCGCTGGCGACGACGATGACGACCGCTTCCGCGTTACTGCGCCGCCACTGCATCCCCGGCTCGGCCTTATCCTCTCCGCCCCTACCGACCCCTCCGGTTGGCCGCTCTGGCTCTCCGCCGTCGCCGGCGACGCCCTCCACGGGTGGCTCCCCCGCCGCGCCACCTCCTTCCAGAAGCTCGAGAAG ATCGGGTCGGGGACGTACAGCAACGTGTACAAGGCGAGGGATTTGGAGACGGGGCGGGTGGTGGCGATGAAGAAGGTAAGGGTGGAGAGGGTGAATGGGAAGGAGGCGGAAGAGGGGGTGAGGTTCATGGCGAGGGAGATCGCGCTGCTCCGTCGCCTCGACCATCCGAACGTCGTCCGCCTTGAGGGCGTCGCCACCTCCCGGGTCGccgactccccttccctctaccTCATCTTGGAGTACCTTGACCACGATCTCGCTGGCCTCGCCGCCTACCCTGGTGTCAAATTCTCCGAGGCCCAG ATCAAATGCTATATGAAACAATTACTTTCCGGGCTTGAGCACTGCCACAGCCAAGGTGTCTTGCATCGTGATATAAAGGGTTCAAATCTGCTTCTTAGTAAAGAAGGAATTCTTAAGATAGCTGATTTTGGACTAGCTACTTCCTACGATCCCAATCACATACAGCCCATGACTAGTAATGTCGTCACTCTATGGTATCGTCCTCCCGAACTCCTACTAGGTGCTACTCATTATGGTGTTGGCGTTGACCTCTGGAGTGTGGGTTGCATTTTGGCAGAGCTGCTCACTGGGAAGCCAATACTGCCTGGAAGGACAGAG gTGGAACAGttgcacaaaatttttaaattatgtggAACCCCATCTGAGGATTATTGGAAGAAATCAAAGTTGCCGCAAAAGCCTACTTTCAGAACATACAAGCGTTGTATAGGAGAAACATTTGCGAGCCTTCCACCATCTTCATTGTCTCTCATTGAAACACTTCTGGCAGTTTACCCTGCTGAGCGTGGGACAGCTACTGCTGCTCTTAACAGTGAA TTTTTCACCACAGAGCCTTATGCCTGCGAACCGTCAAGCTTGCCTCAGTATCCTCCAACCAAAGAAATTGACAGGAACTTGAGGGTAGCTAAAGCTAGAAG GCAAAAGAGGATTAATGGGAAAGTAAATTGTGAAGCGGCGAAGAGAGTCCGATTTGGACATCTTAGCTGTGGATCACTGCTAGCTCCAGAAGCAAGTGCTGAACCATACGTGAAACTGGAT CGACGGAGATTGATGACTTCAAGCATCATGAGCAGACCCAAGAAATTTCCACCACCCCATCTTGATGCAGCAATCGGATTCCCAAGGGACGTGTTGCATAAAAGCACCGAATCCTTCAGCACGATTGATTCATCATTTGATTGTTCAATTGTTGAAGCCAGTAGAGTGCTGGGTGGCGCATTGCCTGGTTCAGTGGATCATTCAGGTAGGGGTACTAGCAAGAGGAAGATCAGAAGCAAAGAATACCATTACATGACCCCTCATAGTGTTCTAATTGGGGCACTTAGGCCATACTCAAAAGCTCATCTGATGGAGCCAAGGAATAAAAATAAAGCATACATAAGATCTAGGAATTAG